One Pseudochaenichthys georgianus chromosome 4, fPseGeo1.2, whole genome shotgun sequence DNA window includes the following coding sequences:
- the org gene encoding oogenesis-related — protein sequence MTCEIRTETVELEQVENSLTEEDSVVRSGGVFRSVLRGLLWPFGIVVYTYRGFWWVLGYRQPQEKAVLSPSVLSPGRQSLSGRKRLHRVTRLLLSVLPRWVQSKLGYPVSSSIGLSLSPEIRVSPTKPCGKGSKRKQAELDEDEEEEESQTWVEALNQELADDEDLEVDPDYEPSSIDTESEEYCSHNDTDMSESDIEMQGKAVLIEDVNTGVELSTPDEVSYPAV from the exons ATGACTTGTGAAATCCGCACAGAAACCGTGGAGCTGGAGCAGGTCGAAAACAGTCTTACTGAG GAGGACAGCGTGGTGAGAAGCGGTGGCGTGTTTCGCTCCGTGCTGCGCGGCCTCCTCTGGCCCTTCGGCATCGTG GTTTACACATACCGCGGGTTTTGGTGGGTGTTGGGTTACCGGCAGCCGCAGGAGAAGGCCGTCCTCAGCCCCTCGGTCCTCAGCCCCGGACGCCAGAGCCTCTCCGGCCGCAAGCGCCTTCACCGGGTCACACGCCTGCTGCTGTCCGTGCTGCCCCGCTGGGTGCAGAGTAAACTGGGATACCCGGTGTCTAGCAGCATCGGGCTCTCCCTCTCACCAG AAATCAGAGTCTCTCCTACTAAACCTTGTGGAAAGGGCAGCAAGAGAAAGCAGGCTGAGTTGGAtgaggatgaagaagaagaggagagtCAGACCTGGGTGGAGGCGCTTAATCAGGAGCTCGCTGATGACGAGGACCTCGAGGTGGATCCCGACTATGAG CCCAGTTCTATCGATACTGAGAGTGAAGAGTACTGCTCGCACAATGACACGGACATGTCGGAAAGCGACATTGAGATGCAGGGGAAAGCAGTGCTCATTGAAGACGTGAACACG GGTGTTGAGCTGTCTACTCCAGATGAAGTGTCTTACCCTGCTGTTTAA